The Thermothelomyces thermophilus ATCC 42464 chromosome 4, complete sequence region TACGTCTAGTGAAACAAACCCTAGAATTTGGAGAGATACTTTGCCCACCCGGACTCGACGGGGAAGCTCACGCGTCGACAGGCTATCCGCCATTATCCGAATCTCCTCATCCTTCGCGTCCGAGCCCCCATCGCGGCGAACCTGGACCCGAACAACCTTCTCACCAAGCTCTTCAACTACAAGAGGATCCTGAACATACCGGCGGTAAGCAGAGAAGAGATCGCCAAAGTTctaatttcttttctttttgaGCAAAGACTAAATAACACATGTATCATTAATTACTAGTCCGGGACCGTCCTTCCCGACCTGTTGCCCGGCGCCATCCTGCTTGCCGAGCATGGTGAGACGGGCATCTACAACCTGGTACGTGAGCATTAATATGCGGTTTGACATGCGCAGCCGCCAAAGTCGCAATCCGGGAGGGAACACTGACGGTAGTTATTTCTTCTTGTACAGATCAGCCCCCAGCCCTTCACCAACAACGAGATCCTCTCCCTCGCCAAGAAGTACGTCCACCCGTCGCTGACGTGGGAGAACTTCGAGCTGGAGGACCAGAAGGCGGTGCTGAAGGCCCCGCGGTGCAATCCCGTCTTCGACACCACCAAGCTGGTCAACAAGCTCCGCGAGCTGGGCTACCAAGTCAAGGACACGCACGACGCGCTCGAGGACATGTTCATCAAGATGGGAGAGCAGCTCGCCCGCGTCGCCTCGTTTGGAGGCCTGAGCAGCGAGGAGGCCCTTCTCGCGCTGACCACGCGCGAGCGGGCGATCGGGCCGCGCCCCGGAGAGCAGCAGGTTAACGCGAGTCCGATTGCTACCCGTTAGTCAGTTTAGGTGTTGCAGCATCCGTTTTTTTGGCCGTGGGCGGGACGGAATCGACCTTCGGTGGAGTTTATAGATGGCATAATTAGCAGACGAGTGCATGCGAATCCTAGAGTGTTATGTCCGCTGCTTCACGATGCTGTTTCGGTATCTAGTGCAGGTTCATCCATAATAGTGTATGCTTGGTCCAGTCCAGGGCTATTTTGAGAGATATCCTTTCCGCCTTGCGCTACCGATCTCAGAAAGTTAAAGGTATAATTATGTAGTCCGGGAATATCTTGATGGGGAACGTCTCCATCTCTCACGAGAGGAACAATACCTCCCCGTCAAACCGTATTCCAGTCGAGATTCGGGCACCGTCATACAGAGATTGAAAGGATGCCAAAAGCGTTACGAGCATCTCTAGAATGCTACACAAGCACCATGCGGAGGGAGGTACAGCTCTAGAGTACCGCATCAGTAGGTTTCGTTAGGGATGTTCCTTAAGAACATGGACGATCTAAACTGCGCAAATATATGGCTCCCTCATTCTTCTTTCCTTTGAAGTCCACAATGCACTTTATTCAACCTTTGAAGCCCCTGTTACGGGCTTTCACTCCATACTGTTCGCTGATCGAGTCTTCCAACCGCGTTTCACAAAGGAGATCAGCTGCATTGCAACAGAACAGTCTTACACCTTCTTGTACCTGAACGCGAGAGGGCCAAAGCAAGTTTTAAGTATTTAAGAAGCCAGTCAGATATGTTGGCTTGACTGTCCCGACTCCATTTCTCACGGCACCCACTCACACCCACTCACCGCTCCTGGCCACACATTTCGATCCCAACTCCATCTATTCAAGATGTGCGTCTACGACCAGGTGAACCTCGGTTGCATCTACTGCAACAGGTGCCTTGATGTCCAGTGGAAACTGAAAAGGCGTTGCAGTCTGGGAGACAAGTGTACAATATTCTGGGTCGAGTACGAGGTGAGCAGCTTTGTTGCCACCGCCTGTACATGCGCCAAAGCAGCAAAGACAGCTGGGGAGCCCTCGCGCGGAGAGGAGAGGAAGCACAACAAGTCTACATGAGCAGACAGATCCTAATTACGCCTCATACGGAGTATACTTGCCACTATCATTCCGATTCTGTATCGGGTGCAGGATTTCTTGtcttaagtagtacctagctAGATAGTCACTGCCCGGTGGCAGGTGTCCTTACCTGATAATTAATCGAGCAATTACCACAGCTTGAATCATAAAAGGCCAATTCAATTCTTTCCTTTGCTCTTTGGTGGGACTAACCATGTCTGTAGTGCTTTGCAGGAGTCCCCTGGTCCAACCTGGCTCCTCGGACTGGGAAGCGGTAATTAGCCCTGCAGTACCTTGAACGCCTCTCGTTTCGGGAACAGACCGAGGAATGATACAGAACGCTTTCATATCTTAAAGAACATCAGTACTTGCAGTTGGTGACGTCCTGTGTCGTCCACACAGGGAAATTACCCCTGTTGCGCGCCAAGTCGAATCAGCGCTTGCGTTGTGCCTCCGAGCCAGCTGATATGTCGGCGCTGAAATGACAGGCCGACCAATAGCAACGCATCAACAGCCGAACGGGGGTTTGGAGAAGGGCCTGGCTGCACAACTCCACTATTCCGAGAACAAATGGCGGCACAAGGAGATGCGCCCTTGACCTAATTAGTGATTACACGAGCGCGTCCCTTACACTTCCATTGCCTTCAATTCCATGCTGACGGGCGCTCATGGCCTTCCatttcccccctcccccctcccccccctctcccttGATTTCCATCAGTTAACGGGTGTCCCAACCCAATGTATTCTTTTTTTGGCCCGATCAGTCGATCTGATCCACAGGCTCGGTTTCTTATGATGGCAGCTGTGGTGGTCGCGCGGGAATCCCCGCGTTTTATCCAcgtcttctctctctcttgtcTCCTGTTTTGACATTCGCATACACAAACCTCATcatcctttcttctttcgGAACCGTTTGCAATCCGGGTATATGTCGAGAGAGACAGACTGCTCAGAGCGGGCCTTAGAGAACTTCTGTGGTTCCTGTTCGCGTGCAGGTTGCTCCCATGGCCATCACCGCGCCCCCAACAGGCCGGAGATGCTGAATCGCTCCCAGAATGCATTTGCGATGCCCTCCCAAGACCGTCCAGGCTTGAATAAGCGTACTCTTCATCGTCAGCCGAGGTTGTCGCCCCCGGGCCGGCAACGGGAGTCTCGGTTGGCCACTCAGAGCACGGATGATGCGGAGATCACCCGTTCTGAGAAGACAGCGAGACACAGTGATATACCCAGGGCGCTGGTGGATGTGCATCATGACGTGCGCAAGAGGACTGTGATCGCGCCGTCCGAAGATGCCAGAGTGGCGACCCGACTCGCAACCCCACCCCTTGCACCACACCGATTTGGTGATTGGGAACCAACGGCATTGACTGCACGCGGCCGCCAGAGCTTGGAATGGGAAACGGAGACGCTGCTGGACCCAAACGGTACCGGTCCGGACGGCATGGCATCGTATCCCTGCCCCTATAGAAAGCGGAATCCGGCGAGATTCAACATCCGCGACCACGAGGACTGTGCCCGATCCCCCTTCGATTCCATTCGAGCGCTGAAGTGAGCACGTTCGGGCGCCGGACTTCTCGGTTGAGTGGGCTAACAAATGAATACCTATTAATTAACTAGACAGCACATCATCCACTATCACCAAAGGAAACCTGCTCTCCGTCAATGCCGGCGATGCAAGGAGCGATTCGGGGCGGAGGCCGAGCTCGAAGAACACCTGCTGTTGCCCAAGGACCGGATATGCGATGTGAAAGAACCATGTCTTGATGACTACGAAGATGGAATAACGGAAAAGACAGCAAGCATACTAGCCGCAACAGATGGTGATGATGCTCGGTCATGGACCTGGCAGACGATATGGTGTCTGTTGTTCCCAGGTGACCCCGAAATACCAGACGCAGGTACGTCATCTTGCCAAAACTACCTTGGGTAATTAGCCCACCTTTGCAGCAACAAAGCCTCATTCTTCGCAGAATTTCACCCCGTGGCCGAGCTCGCCGAGGTAGAGCAGGCTTTTGATGAGGGCCAAGGGAGTCTGAGAGAGGAGCTACGGGAGAAGCtcgagctgctgctgcccgaACCTGTCGACCCAAGCTATCTCGGTTTCCTCACCGGGCAGCTGGAACTCGTATTTGAGACGCACCGGATCGACGTCATAAAACGGACCCTAGCCCGCTGTCGTCCAAATGTGTTAATAAGCGGAGAAGAGCTCTCTCGGACGCAGACGCAGCCAGCTGAGCAACCGAGCGTACCCAAGAAGCCGAGCCGCAGGTCCAGGCGGAGCACCGTGCTTCAGGCGCTCCAACGCAGCACTCACGCCCCGTACCGGAGAGACTCCTCGGCAGGCGGAACAACAACCAGGAATATTAATAATGAGAGTCACCAGCTCGGAGAGCAGTCCCTCCTCCGGAGTGCAGAGCACCACCCCTCTGCGAGGAAACCATCGCCATTATTACACGCCAGAGGCTCCctctccgccgccggcccgCGCGACTCGCGCGACTCCGGCATCGGCTTGCCCTGCGACACATGCTCGCTCGAACCGTGCCGCTGCGACGAGGCGGCCGCCCCCGACACGAGCGCCGCCCTTTCCACCGCCACTGCCATCACCACTACCCACCACAACCAACATCattatcatcatcaccatcatcatcatcagcagcagcagcagcagcggcaatACCAACACCAACATGGCCATGGACAAGAACATCGCATTCCGGCCCGCCGGTCGCGGTTGACCATCCAGACCGGAGAGCTGCGCCTGAGCTACACGGGGTCCAGCGGCGGCGAAGACGGCGGCTTCTCGCCCGAGTCGTTCAAGCAGAGGCTGCTGCGGCAGCAGCTGATGGGTGCTTGAATTGGCCCTGTTGGGGACGCTTTACCCCGGTACTTCAGTATGCCGATGTATGTACTTACCGACCTAAGGTACCTAGCTAGGTACCTTGCATAGGGTTGACGTAGAAGGAGGAGCGGGATAGTGGATGGGTTATTTATTTAGAAGGACTAAAAGGTTAGACGGTGGTGGAAGGAGACAGAGAtggggagagagggggggtTGGACGGAAGAATAATTATGCTGCGGTGactaataattaattaacGATTGTTGTCTTTGTGTATCGCGAAGGGTTGCGGTAATTATGTCGAAATTTCGATGCTCTTGATTTGGGCGGGACGAGGCGCGTTATCAATGTGAAACGCAGAAGGGACGCCGTAATTGCTGTTTCCAGCAATTGCACCTAATTATATATCAATCAATGAGTGCGAGGAGACGTTCAGTTGGCTGTAGACTAGGGAACAATATCACACATGGCAATTTCTAGAGTATCAATCGTGCGGGTTTGCTCATTGTTAATCAGGCAAAGATGCCAATTTCCACCTCGTCGTGCTTTCCAGATTGCTCTCCTCTGCCTTCCTTTGAAACCTTCGACAACCGGATGGAAATCGCGGTTTGCAGGTGTGCACCTTGGCGGTCTCAACAGCTACATCCACGAACAACTCGCTGGTTTTGAGCATGGCAAACTGGTAACAGATTGGCAATCTTCTTTCAGAGTTGCCTCGGCCTTTGGCCAAATTTCGCGACAACTCAAGGCCGCAAGCGCGAAATTCTGCCGCTGTCAACCGCCTCCTCTATGCCGTACTAGGTAACGACACGACTCGGGCGGCTCTGCCAAGACCGTGTTCCTCTTCATGAACCTGGTCTCCAGTCCAAAACTGCCAACAAATCGCAAGGGAGCTTGGCTCAGTCGGAAGAGCGCAGGTCTCATACTATCGTATGACCCGGTGCCCTCAAGCACCAGGATATCCTGAGGTCGTGAGTTCGAGCCTCACAGTTCCCATACTATTTTGCGCCACACCggcctccttttttttccccatgATTCAGTTTGCAATTTTTGCCCACCTCTGTTGTAGTATGATCTCAGCTTTTTACCACCGTCTAGCTCCCTGTTGTCATGGTGGAATTAAATCGCAAGTAATTGATACTAACTAAAACACCCCGACTTGTGGTGTATTACGCTTCGCACACCTCTCGTCGATGCCCACAATAGGCATGAAGCTTCGCCTCAAAACCCGTGAGCTC contains the following coding sequences:
- a CDS encoding epimerase/hydratase; protein product: MPHMLLEDHREKMNGHKETPVDYLLFGNGWIASQVKQLLLEQGKVVATSFARLENREDVMRDLKRYAPRRVMNFAGVRGLPNADWCEDHKVETARSNVLGVMNLVDCCYLLDIHITHFGSACVYEHDANHPPDHHFTEDDEPFYHASFYSHTRLVSEWAIRHYPNLLILRVRAPIAANLDPNNLLTKLFNYKRILNIPASGTVLPDLLPGAILLAEHGETGIYNLISPQPFTNNEILSLAKKYVHPSLTWENFELEDQKAVLKAPRCNPVFDTTKLVNKLRELGYQVKDTHDALEDMFIKMGEQLARVASFGGLSSEEALLALTTRERAIGPRPGEQQVNASPIATR